The genomic interval ATCCCTCTGTTAATAGAGCTCAATTAACGAAGTACTATTTATTGTTCTGGGAAAAAAAGCTTCGTTACACCGAGTCCACTTTACTCACAGTTCGCTGCACGAGCACCTCTGCTGTCAGCGTGACTGAAAGAGCACTGGTGTGCGTCGTCTCaacttctcgctttctcagCTGAAATGGTTTTACACCCGCAAATACGCACATCTCTTTTCTCGATGCAGATGTCAACACAGAGGAACAGAACTGAGACCTGCTTACACTCACCACTGTGCTGCCGcatgttcttcctcgtcatgCTTCTATCTCTCATCACCGTCCCCACTATTCCTTCCCCTTGTAGACAAAAATGTAGTGTGAGATCTTCAGGACACAAAAAACGATAGAACGAAGTTGAAGAGCAACTCACTGCTTCATCCCAGGAGTGTCCACAGACTACGCCTGCAACTTCACAGCCCTGGGATTTCCGGGTCTTTTTGAgaggctttcttctttctttttcgcgtctttAGAGTTGCTGGTGTTGCCTCAGGCGCCACCCAACTCACATCTCTTCATCCTCAGATTCACTTCCACACCGAACGTAAAAGGATTGCATGCGTAATATTTGACAAATTGTTTTTTCATCGTTGCGATCTTGAGCTTCTCTTGCCTCAGTCCCTTCTCTATGTCATTGTACACAAAAAGGGTGCAACTTTGTGTGCCTCTTCCAGTTTTGTCTTGGGAGAATTCAGAGACAAGACGATTGGCTCTCGATGGCCGCCAAGAAcactcgttttcctcttcgactCCTACTGAGTCCCCTTCGAGTCTCTAGtcgatttctttctcgcctctgtccgCGTCTCATTTTTCTTCCCTTATCCTCTTCGATGAAACGGAGGTAAATAGGAAACGAAGAATGCGTGTCTTTGCCCTTCTTTTCACGTACCCCTGCCCTCCCGATCggtcgcctccttcgctgctGTACGCACTTCCCTTGGtcgccctctctcttctttagTCACTTCCCTGCTGCACCAGTCTGCATTTCCTTtgcttgctttcttctcgtcgctgtcgccACTGGTTGAGGGATtaagcgagagagagaagcagggaagccaagaaaggagacaaggaacaCGAGGTGAAACGAAGGAAATACcactctctcgctcgcggtTCTCACCCTAACGAAGGCTACTGGCACGAGAAAGGATGACGGTGTCTGTCCATGGTCACGCGGCTCACGTGCGAGTTGTCGCCTTCAATCGCGAGGAAcgtcgctgcagagaaacgacacAAAACGACAGAAAGTGAATGCAAACGACAGCGGCCAAGAAGCCGCAGACAAGAGGAAGTGAGAGATCAAGGAAAATGAGAAAACGGCGTCACTGGAAGGCTACGGGGAAAACGTCGGAGGCACCAGAGAACCCcagagggaagcgacgaagagagaacaggacaGACCCAGCGAGTGTGACAAGAAGAACCGGACGAGTAATCATgtcgaaacgcagaggaaacgagcaAATTCACAGGTGCAACTACACGCGTATATACTTGTTTAGATGCAAACACAGATACTCATGTCCGGACAAACTGTTGGAGACATTCACATTTACACCCGTTTCTACAGATTCAaacatatgtataaataaCTTTCGGTAGATCACCCACTTAACAAAAACAGAGATTCACGTACAACTGGCGGGGTTTGTTCCGCATCACCAGCGTTGGACGAGGGCGACTGAATGGACGCGTTTGCAGGCCTTCTTGCAGGCTTCTGTGCTTTTTTTAGCCACCGcatttttccttcctctgcctcttctccgcatGCGACCCGTTTTTGTTTCATCGTTTGCcggctcctctctcttttcgtgaTGTTCTTGTGCTTCCTTGCCCGCCTGTCTGTGGTCAACGTTGTCCCCCTCATGTTTGTCTTCCCTtgctcgcgcttcttctccacttgctacatcgcctcctttctctccttcgcttaCGTCTGGCCGggtttcgcctctctctggtcCCTCTTCTTCTATCCCTCCGTGTCGAGTTGCATGATtatgtttcttcttctgttccttgtTGTTCCCCGTACTTTCGTCCGTCGCGTTTTCACCTGCCGTCGGCTTCTGCTTTGCCTGATTAtctctgtccttcctctGAATCGCCACCGGCttgcctcctgtctctccctcgccttcctcaaCTTCCCCAGCCTTCTTCGAGCTCTGAGGTCCTGACTGTTCCGCTTAATCGctgtcttcctgttctttgTCCCCCGAGTTCTCCggggcttcttcctcgccttctcctgcctGCGATTCTCTGCACGCTCGTCCGCGCTCCCTCATTTGCGTCCTTCCTCAACTCCCTGAATTCGGTTTCCCGCGGCACCTGAATCTGCCTCAAGATCCACGATCGCAGTTTCATCGTCATGGTCTTgtccctctccctcgtctccttcgccccGGACTTCCGAGAAGGCGTCTTTGTTGTTtgtcgcttcgcctccttgtCTGTGGCCAATCCCTCGGcaagcctcttctttcctccctcagtttcttctccatgcggcgcatcttctccctgctcttctccttaTCCGCTGTTCTGCGCAGTtccagcagacgcagaaccAAACAAGGTGCCTGGAGAAGCGCACGGCAGCGATGAAGAGGCTGCTGATGTGAGAGAAGATGAATGAGAAGAataagagagagagaagaccggaGAGACGAGCTGGGCGTCTCCCCCCGTTAAGTCCAGCgcccgagagagaggaccGCAAGGAGGCAGACGGAAGTGAGTTTTTCGCGCGTTTCGCGAGGGCAACCGTCGGAGGGACATGTTTGATGCAACGCTGTCGGGCGCCCGTTTGCATACGCGCGATTGCATACCTTGGACGGGGCCAGTGGCCTACAGATctgcgaggaaaacgagccATATAGGTACCTAACCAActaaagaaagagaaggcgaggacacGAGGCACCATGCGATGAAGCGGCGCCAGAGGCCGGGCCGCCCTGAGAAATACCAACGGACGGTGACAAGACAAATTGCGCGCAGGCAATGCCGAGTACCACGCAGCAGAACTActcgagagaagtcgagtgTTGCCCAGGGTGAACCCAGAAGCAGAACACAAAGAAgccgaagcagaagaggaagacgaggagggagacgaggaaggccgGTAAGGTGAAGAAAGCATTTGTGTGGTTGAAGCTTGGACGCAGCAGATGCCTGcgctggaggcgagagcgaggactGCTGCGGTGCGGAGTGAGGCGTTCCGGCACAAGGAAAGATGAGTGGCGACGCGTCGCTTCCATCTTTGTTTCTTGAGGACAGATCAGCGGAATACGGAGGTGAGTGCACCCGCAGCAAGGCAGGTGACGCAGCAGGTCTCGCACGCGGGGGAAGACGCGCATCCTGGAAGGAAGGCTGGGATGCAGAgtgacaggaagaagagagaggccgacAAGCCGAGGGAGCTAGCCGAGAACGAGGCTTTTTTGTCTGCTGGCACCACTCCACCCAGAAAACTCGAGAGCCGTCAACCGGGGAGGTACACTTGCAGACCCGTAGAATGTGGAGATGGAAATGCAAGCGGAGAGCGACTCTCTGGAGCAGCCGGGGATGCGACGGAGGCTGCAGGCGCCttcagaggagagacacagagaggacgaaTGATGGCGAGAGACACTCACGACCCCTGCGTCCgtagagcgagagagacagaacgtgGTCGTCggccagaggaagaagaaagaagcgacggagacgcttGCTTTGCACGGGTCTCTCTCGCACTGGGTGCAAGCCTCTCGCCAGAGCAAGGagtcggagacagaggtcGACGacaaggaacagaagagagaagaagtggacCTCGCTCTTGTGTTCTTGAAGCGCGCGAAGGCTCTCGGGAGATGTGGGCAGTGACAGGCGCGGCCTGCGGGACCCGCGAAGACGCAAACTGCGCGGAGCCATctggaggaaagaaggaagaaaggaaccgTGAAGGAGCATCTGAAGgatgcgaagagaaaaagaagagctaggagggagagaagaaccagCAGACACCATTgacggggggggggggcgttCGGAAATAAGACGCGGATGTCCGGTGGAAGTTttccagaggaagaaagctTCGGAATGTGCACATGCAGAACTTCGGATCTAAGTCATGCGACGCCGGTCACTGTGTCACCCGAGGCAAGTGTCTCCCGGCGCTCTTTCGGGGTGAGTATCGCCCTCCGCCGATCCCCATGCGGTCCATGCACATGACCTCTCTgaacatgcgcatgcacaagagaaggagcagaagaagaagggggaagaagtcgaaaaaTGAAGATACGCAAGAGGAGGCGTGCtccagggaagaagagacgtcgGCAGGTCCAGTGCCTCGGTCGGCCTCTGTACGCCCGAGAAGGCATGTGTGGACAGTTGGCTACGTGGTTCGCGGCGACAAGAcgccagcgaagaaaacgacgaagcgagagacgctggcgaagaagatgcagacgaGGCTTGAGCAGGGaccgaagagacaagagtcACACACCTCGAGCTCCATCCACGTAGGCAGCGGAGGGGGATGCTCCATGCTGCATGTGCGAACAAGGAGACCGTGACAAAGGAGAGtgcacagaggagaagacgaagaaggagaggactGAGTGTACGGCGGCAGCGTGgatggaggagagaagtcgtgagacagagggagaggcgcacTGCGAGCAGGGAGTGACGGGCGCGATGCTCAGCTGGGAACCAGATTCCGTTTTCAAAAGAGACGACCCTTGAGCGTAGTGCGACACCGAGCAGGCAGGAGAAGCGCTCGAGGCAGGAGAGTCGCCGGAAGGGGAAGCGTAAGACGCAGGACAGGAGGCATGAACAGCAGTTGAAGAGATGCAGTTTGTGGTGGAAGAGTGGAgtgcaagagaagaagagtgacTAGAAGTCAGACTCGCGCTGCTacgagacagaagggcaGGTCGCACGAAAAGGTGACTCAACGCGGAACCCTCGTTTGTTCGGCGACCTCCCTACCGCTTCTGGAAGCGTCCCTCTGGAAAGGTGccggaaacgaagaagagaaagcagcagggTAGGAGGACGCAGCATGATGCGGCATCATCAGCCGCTCTCTGGCCCTCATTTTTCCAGCTGCAgcgagacaggggagacctctgtctccgtggtctcttcgccctcgtgaatctgtcgcttttcgcttcctgtgAGGCTCTACTCCTCAAGCAAATAGGTCTTTCACCGCTCCTCCCTTGGAGCGTGTCTCGCCTCCGCAGCCTCACACACAGCCAGCAGACCGCGCGCCAACGCGGCCGATGAACACGCAGGGACCGAACGAGGATTAGTGGCCAGCCCtgtcggaagaagaggacaagaaTCCGCTCCGTGTACTCCTtacagaggaggaggagaagagaaggagaagagaagcagaagaggaggagaagaggaggaagaagaaggcctcAGACGGAGCAGCAGGTGGACTCGAATTCGAAATGCGACGGCCGATTCATGTCTCTATCTTTCAGGAGTGTGCACAAATGGTCGTTCACTGCTTAACGGAAAAGCATGTTTTCTGCGGAAACCACTGCCTTGCTGGTTGTGTGTCGATCTCTCCACGTTGAAGCTTCTTCgcgaagcagcagcggcagccgCGGCCTCGAGGCGCGCCCAGCAGGGCGCAGAAACGTATTTTTGCTGGCAGGTCTGTTCCCCGTCCATCGCGACTATCCTTTTTGAGAGCACGAGAGCGCGATTTCTCCGCAAAGGACGCAGACCAAGGCGAATCGAACTCGCTTGTTCTTCCTGAATCTCTGGAACGCGAGCTAACCACTGAGCACTGTCTCTCCGCCTCAGCAGCTGTCGTCGGCGCCACAGGACAGCTGCTCTCTGCAATTTGAGGCACACCCGCGAAgggtgtctctttttgcgTGGTGCATGCGGGCCGAAAAAGTTGGCTGCTCTACGAGGCAGCGCGTGACACGACTGCGCTCTGGGCGGAGAAACAGCAAGGGGGGtttgtgtctccgtttcgtttttccacgGGAAAGGCTCACCCTTTTTCGTACAGTCCCTGTTTTCTACGCCGTTctcagtgtgtgtgtgtgtgcgagAAACACCGCATCCGCAgtttcttccgcttcgcaGTGGACGCTCTGCACCTCTCCGCTGCCGGTCTCCCCCCCCCTGTCGTCGTCCCGGAAGTACACAGCactcgcgttttccttccctgttctccctcgtttttcgcaaatctcttttctttctccctctctttctgctcttctcccccctgcgtttctctccccacCACACTCCCTCGTCGCTCCACACTGCCGCCTCCCCCCTGTTTTGTCCGTGCTCTGCTCGTCCCCTCcagtcgctctctcgcgctgccGATCTCTTGTCGCGCCGTCTTCTGGCAGGTGCCGCTACTCTTCTCCCGGGAGCTTTTCGTGGACGCGTGGTGACTTGATTTTCcctcgcgcttctgtctttcACTTCTCTGGGTCTCCGTCGACGAAGACACTCGCGCGGGAGACCAAGCGCTCCGACACACGGTCCAGGGAACCCTGACAGCAGGCAGCACTGGGCGAGGCG from Toxoplasma gondii ME49 chromosome VIIa, whole genome shotgun sequence carries:
- a CDS encoding hypothetical protein (encoded by transcript TGME49_202375~Predicted trans-membrane domain (TMHMM2.0):162-185) gives rise to the protein MLSSPYRPSSSPSSSSSSASASLCSASGFTLGNTRLLSSSSAAWYSALPARNLSCHRPLVFLRAARPLAPLHRMVPRVLAFSFFSWLGTYMARFPRRSVGHWPRPRYAIARMQTGARQRCIKHVPPTVALAKRAKNSLPSASLRSSLSGAGLNGGRRPARLSGLLSLLFFSFIFSHISSLFIAAVRFSRHLVWFCVCWNCAEQRIRRRAGRRCAAWRRN